In the Clostridium gelidum genome, CTTCAATATGTAATATTCCCAAATATAACATTCCCAATCATAATTTTCAAATTGGAAAGATTATGTAGTAACGATATTCTGTTTTGGTTTATTACTTAAAGCATAACACTTTTTTCGACTAATTTCAATCATTTCAAGTATAATAACTCCACTAAATGTATATATAGTGAAGTTTTTGTTATTGCCTTCTAAATTTATTAAGGATATAGATTATAAATATTTAATGAAATTGCAACAGGAACTCTTATTTTAATAAATGATTCTTTGCAATGAAAATGCTAGTTCCCATCAGATTGCTTTACTTATAAAATTTAGTGAAATAAGTATTCCGACAAAGATAACTTAGTGATATACTTAAATAGTGAAATTGTGTAAAAAAGTGAATCATTATACATAAATGACTATGATTTTCTTTTAAGGGGGAAAAAATAAATGTTTCAATATATATATGGGCAAGAAGCAAGTTATATTACAGAATCAAAAAAGAAATGTGAAGAATTAGGACTGGATACTAATAAACCTAAAATGTCACCAAATATTATGTCGCAATTAGAGTTAGCTAGAAAAAAAGATATCTACAAGGAAATTTTGGATGTTGTAAGATTTTTTAGTAATAAAATGCTTAAATCATTGGAGGGTACTCCTGTGCTAATAACTATTACAGATGAAAATGGATATTTACTAGAGATCCTTGGAGATGAAACTATAAGTGCAACAATGTCTAAGTTTGGAATTAAACCGGGTATTCAATTTCGTGAAGAAGAGATGGGTACAAATGTGGTTAGTTTGACCCTTAAGCAAAATCAGCCAATACAACTAATAGGAAGTAATCATTATTATAAGTGTTTTTACGATAGTGCTTGTTATGGAGTACCATTTCATTATTCGGATGATGATAATTTACTTGGAAGTATATGTATTATGACTGCTATTATACTTCATAATCCATTTTTCTTAATGACATTAACTACGGTTGTTGATGCCATAGAACGTGAATTATTACTTAGGAGACAAGCTCGCCAAATTAATAAGCAACAAGAATTGTTATATAAATCAGAAAAAAAACAAAGAGAACTTCTTGAAAAGGATCTTGTTATGAAGGATGAATTTATAACACTTATTACTCATGAATTTAAAACACCAATAAATGTAATTTATTCAGCTATCCAACTGATTGAACAGGTATATATTAATGAAACTCCTCAGCCTGTTATAAACCTCATCGGAAGTATAAAACGAAATGCATTTAGACAATTGAGACTTGTAAATAATTTGTTAGACATTACAAGATTAAATTCAAAGCAGTTTAAATTAAATTTAAAGAATGTGGATATTGTATTTTTAACAAAATTAATTACAGAATCTATAAGGGTATATCCAGACCAGAAGAAAATTAAATTGAATTTTAAAACTAACGTCAGTAGTAAAAATACTGCAATAGATGATGAAAAATATGAACGTATAATTTTGAATCTTTTGTCAAATGCCATAAAGTTTACGCCAGAGGATGGAAACATAACTGTTGATATTAAAGAAAATAAGAAGAATAAAACAGTAGCTATTGCTGTTAGTGATACTGGTATAGGAATTCCAAAGGATAAACATAAGATGATTTTTGAACGATTTGGACAAGTTGAAAATAATCTTTCAAGGCAAGCAGAAGGTAGTGGCATTGGTTTAGCTCTTGTAAAATCTTTAGTAGTTATTATGGATGGTAAGATAGAAGTAAATAGTGAATTAGGAATTGGCAGTACATTTACTATAACATTACCTATTAAAGAAGACATAGATTGTGAAGAAAATAAAGTATTCCTACCCTCTGATAATAGGTTAGTAAATGCTGTTGATGTTGAATTTTCTGATATTTATTTTTAAGATTATTATTTATAAAAATTATATGTAAAAAACAGTTGAGTATAGTCTAGGCATATTATTTAAATAATAATTACTTTCAATAAATTTTGTGTCGCAAGCATAAAGAAAGGAATGATAGTTATTATGCAATACAATAAGTTATTTACACCATTTAAAATTGGTAGTATGGAAATTAAGAATCGTATAGTCTTTTCACCCATTGGAATTAATGTCTCTAATATTGATGGTACTATTTCAAATTGTGAAATCGATTATTATGAAGAACGTGCAAGAGGCGGAGCTGGAATGATAATTATGGGAGCTCAGTTTATTTCACAGGATATTGCAAATGGATCTCTTTCAGGTATATTAGAACATACATATGTAATACCTCAGCTTACTACTGTATGTGAAGTCGTTCAAAGATATGGAACAAAAATAGTTGCTCAACTATGTTGTGGTACAGGACGTGATGCTTTTCCAAACATACATGGAGAACCACCAATGTCAGCATCACCTATACCATCAACATTTAACCCAAAAGTTAATTGCAGGCCTATGAGCTATGATGATATACAAAATGTTATGGAAAGGTTTGCTTTTTCTGCAAAATTAGTTAAAGATGCAGGTTTTGATGCAATTGAAATACATGGTCATACAGGAGATTTAATAGATCAGTTTATGTCACCAATATGGAATAAACGTGAAGATGAGTATGGTGGAACAGATGAAAAACGTGCCCGCTTTCCTAGAGAAATTATTCGATCAATTCGTAATGCTGTCGGACTTGATATGCCAATATTATTCCGTATTTCTCTTGATCATCGTTTTGAAGGTGGACGTACTGTTGAAGACAGCATGCATCTTATTAAATTACTAGAAGAGGCGGGGATAGATGCAATAGATATAGATGCAGGATCTAATGGCGCAATTGATTATGTTTCTCCATCTGCATATTTAGGTGATGCATGTATGGAATATTTATGCGAACCTGCTCGAAGATCTGTTAAGATTCCAATACTTAACTCGGGAAATCATACACCTGAAACAGCAGTTAGATTAATAGAATCTGGAAATACTGATTTTGCAATGTTTGGTCGTCCTCTTATAGCAGATCCAGAAATGCCTAATAAGCTTATGAATGGTAAGGGTGAAGATGTTCGTCCTTGTATTCGTTGTAATGATTGTTTAGGACGTGTAGCAATTAGACAGACTAAGTTAAACTGTTCAGTAAATCCACAAGTTTGCAATGAAGTTCGTTTTCAAATTAAACCTGCTAAAGCTCAAAAAAATGTTGTAGTGATAGGAGCAGGACCAGCCGGTTTAGAAGCCGCGCGCGTTGCTTCAATTGAAGGACATAAAGTTACTTTGTTTGAGAAAGAGAAAGTAATTGGTGGACAGCTAGCAGCTGTTGCAACTCCTGCTTTTAAGAGTCAGCTTCGTGGATTAATAGATTGGTATGATATCCAACTTAAAAAGTTAGGTGTTGACGTGCAACTTGGACGGGAAGTTTCAGCTGATGATGAAATATTAGCAAGCTGTGACAAAATCATTGTAGGTACAGGTGCAGTTCCAGATTATATGTCTATTCGTGGTATTGATGGATCCAATGTTATTAATATAATTGAGGCACATAAGAATAAGAAACTATTAAAAGGTGAAAATATTGTGATATGTGGTGGTGGCTTGTCAGGTTGTGATATGGCTTTAGAACTTTCTACAGAAGGAGGTAAAAAAGTTACAATTGTAGAAATGGCAGATGTGATTGCAAAGGATGCTATATTTGTTAATTCAGCATCATTGATACCTATGCTTGCTAAAGCAGGAGTAAAAACTTATACAAATAGTAAAGTTACATCAATTGATAATCAAGGTGTTTATCTGCAAAGAGATGATGGTACATCTGAACTTATAAAAGCTGACAATGTAGTTACTGCTTTTGGTATGAGAAAAAACAATAAGCTGGCAGAAGAAATAAAAGCAAAATATCATATAAAAACTAGAATAGTAGGAGATTGCGAAAAAGTTGGAAAAGTCGGTACAGCTGTACATATGGGATTTTTTGCGGCACTTAGCTTGGAATGAATTAGTTAATATTTTACAAACCACCGTTTAGAATGTAAATATAATTCGTAAAGGAGATATGTATATGAAAAGCATAGCATATATTTTAGTATCAAATTTTAGAAAATGGGGAATTGGTCATGTTTTTGGAATACCTGGAAGGCCCCTTGCATCTTTAATTATGGAATTAGATAAACAAGATATTAATTTTATTTTAAGCAAACACGAAAGTGGTGCTGGTTATGAGGCTGCTGGCTATTCTCTAATGAACAAGAAACTAGGTGTAGCTATTGTAACTTCAGGTCCTGGCGGTACAAACTTATTAACTGCTGCAGGACAAGCAAAA is a window encoding:
- a CDS encoding ATP-binding protein codes for the protein MFQYIYGQEASYITESKKKCEELGLDTNKPKMSPNIMSQLELARKKDIYKEILDVVRFFSNKMLKSLEGTPVLITITDENGYLLEILGDETISATMSKFGIKPGIQFREEEMGTNVVSLTLKQNQPIQLIGSNHYYKCFYDSACYGVPFHYSDDDNLLGSICIMTAIILHNPFFLMTLTTVVDAIERELLLRRQARQINKQQELLYKSEKKQRELLEKDLVMKDEFITLITHEFKTPINVIYSAIQLIEQVYINETPQPVINLIGSIKRNAFRQLRLVNNLLDITRLNSKQFKLNLKNVDIVFLTKLITESIRVYPDQKKIKLNFKTNVSSKNTAIDDEKYERIILNLLSNAIKFTPEDGNITVDIKENKKNKTVAIAVSDTGIGIPKDKHKMIFERFGQVENNLSRQAEGSGIGLALVKSLVVIMDGKIEVNSELGIGSTFTITLPIKEDIDCEENKVFLPSDNRLVNAVDVEFSDIYF
- a CDS encoding NAD(P)/FAD-dependent oxidoreductase yields the protein MQYNKLFTPFKIGSMEIKNRIVFSPIGINVSNIDGTISNCEIDYYEERARGGAGMIIMGAQFISQDIANGSLSGILEHTYVIPQLTTVCEVVQRYGTKIVAQLCCGTGRDAFPNIHGEPPMSASPIPSTFNPKVNCRPMSYDDIQNVMERFAFSAKLVKDAGFDAIEIHGHTGDLIDQFMSPIWNKREDEYGGTDEKRARFPREIIRSIRNAVGLDMPILFRISLDHRFEGGRTVEDSMHLIKLLEEAGIDAIDIDAGSNGAIDYVSPSAYLGDACMEYLCEPARRSVKIPILNSGNHTPETAVRLIESGNTDFAMFGRPLIADPEMPNKLMNGKGEDVRPCIRCNDCLGRVAIRQTKLNCSVNPQVCNEVRFQIKPAKAQKNVVVIGAGPAGLEAARVASIEGHKVTLFEKEKVIGGQLAAVATPAFKSQLRGLIDWYDIQLKKLGVDVQLGREVSADDEILASCDKIIVGTGAVPDYMSIRGIDGSNVINIIEAHKNKKLLKGENIVICGGGLSGCDMALELSTEGGKKVTIVEMADVIAKDAIFVNSASLIPMLAKAGVKTYTNSKVTSIDNQGVYLQRDDGTSELIKADNVVTAFGMRKNNKLAEEIKAKYHIKTRIVGDCEKVGKVGTAVHMGFFAALSLE